In Granulicella mallensis MP5ACTX8, the sequence CATCCTGGCGGACTGGGACTGGGCACGCGTTGAGGCCTACGCGCAGGAGCACGGGATTCCACGGCTCTCGCTCTACGACCAGGGCTATACGAGTATCGGCTGCGAACCCTGCACGGCCATTCCAGCAGCGGGTGCGGATGCGCGCAGCGGGCGCTGGGGCGGCAAAAAGCTGGAATGCGGCATCCATACCTTTAGCGAGAAAGAATAAGCGCAAAGGAGTATTCTGCGCATGATGCGCGAACGTCGCCAGATTGTTGAGCTTTGGGAGCGCGGCGAGGCCGAAGCCCTGGTAACGCTCGTGCGCGTGGAAGGCTCGAGCTATCGTCGTACAGGCGCACGGCTATTGGTGGCCGCGAACGGCGATTATGCAGGTTCTATCTCTGGTGGCTGTTTGGAGGCCGAGGTCGTTCGCAAGGCGAAATGGCTTGTCCGCGAGGGCGCTACGATCCAGCGCTACTCGACCTTGTTCGATGATACGGCTGAGATTCCTTACGGTCTCGGGTGTGGTGGCACGGTGAACCTCTTGCTCGAACCAGCGGGGACACCGGAGTTCGAGAGGCTGATGGAGGGCATGCGTTCGTCCCTGCGAGGTGAGACGCTGTTTGTTGAGACGGGGCTTCCGACCGCTGGAAAGGCGCTGTACCGCATCATTCAAAGCGTAAAGACTGCTTTTCCTCCGCGCGTCAGTTCTGACTGTCCTTCCGATTCCGGCAACGCCTTCTGCGAAACGCTCGAGCCGCCACAGCGGCTCTTTGTCTTTGGGGCGGGTGATGATGCTCGGCCGGTCGTGCGCATGGCATCACTGCTGGGGTGGAGCGTTATTGTGGTGGATGCGCGTCCCCAATGGGCACGGGCCGAGCGCTTTCCCGAAGCAGAGCGTGTGCTCGTATCGCCAGTCACTGACGATTTGCGCATCGACTCGAGAGATGCCGTTGCCGTGATGACGCATAGTTATGAGCAGGACCGCGCGTGGCTTGCTGCTGTCTTGCCCCACAGCCCACGCTATCTTGGATTGCTGGGAGCGCGGCATCGCAGCGCTTTGCTGGTGAGCGAAGCGGCTGCCCTGTTGGGGTGGACACTGGAACGTGTCTGCGCGGGAATCTTTGCTCCTGTTGGGCTGGATCTTGGCGGCGACGGCGCGGAGGCGATTGCTCTTTCAATCGTTGCGGAGATACAGGCCTGTCGTGAAGGGAAGCTTGGTGCCTCGCGGCGCATGGCCCCCGAGACGGTTATGGCGCTGATTGCTAAAGAAGGAGCGTCGCGCTACGTGCAAACGCAGTGTGCTCTATGAGTATTGCGGGAATCGTTCTGGCCGCGGGTTCTTCAAGCCGGCTGGGCAGGCCAAAGCAGACAGTCGTGCTCGATGGCGAGATGCTTGTGGAGCGTGCCGTGCGTGTGGCGCAGGAGGCCGGACTTTCACCAGTAATCGCTGTGATGAACCCTGAGGGTGACTTCGGTCACTCACTGCAACAGTTGGGCTGCCTTGTTGTGATCAATGAAAGTGCCGCAGAGGGTATGGCATCTTCAATTCGCCGCGGTGTGGTTGTGGCGAAGATGCGGAAGGCCAGTGGCGTCGTGTTGATAACCTGCGATCAGATCGCAATCAGTCCTGAGCATCTGCAGGCTCTATGCGAGGAGCCTGCAATCATCGCCGGTTCAGGATATGCAGGCAGAGTTGGCATTCCAGCATACTTTCCTGAGTCGAGCTTCGA encodes:
- a CDS encoding XdhC family protein, which gives rise to MMRERRQIVELWERGEAEALVTLVRVEGSSYRRTGARLLVAANGDYAGSISGGCLEAEVVRKAKWLVREGATIQRYSTLFDDTAEIPYGLGCGGTVNLLLEPAGTPEFERLMEGMRSSLRGETLFVETGLPTAGKALYRIIQSVKTAFPPRVSSDCPSDSGNAFCETLEPPQRLFVFGAGDDARPVVRMASLLGWSVIVVDARPQWARAERFPEAERVLVSPVTDDLRIDSRDAVAVMTHSYEQDRAWLAAVLPHSPRYLGLLGARHRSALLVSEAAALLGWTLERVCAGIFAPVGLDLGGDGAEAIALSIVAEIQACREGKLGASRRMAPETVMALIAKEGASRYVQTQCAL
- a CDS encoding nucleotidyltransferase family protein, yielding MSIAGIVLAAGSSSRLGRPKQTVVLDGEMLVERAVRVAQEAGLSPVIAVMNPEGDFGHSLQQLGCLVVINESAAEGMASSIRRGVVVAKMRKASGVVLITCDQIAISPEHLQALCEEPAIIAGSGYAGRVGIPAYFPESSFESLQQLSGDVGARELLRTARVVANEKLALDIDTEEDLARVQDTLS